Proteins encoded within one genomic window of Tigriopus californicus strain San Diego chromosome 12, Tcal_SD_v2.1, whole genome shotgun sequence:
- the LOC131891645 gene encoding uncharacterized protein LOC131891645, whose product MSEEGGCGDFQLTEISEATFPNVLIFLREHFFPNEPCAKALDLCPHGYTIPALERLVTKILEEGLSLAAYLPNNNKIVGLILLKRQVPEDGDQGSQEIGEDDKEKIKCLGNPVKLEKLYKFFDDLTMNYGKSSIFEELNVKEVLDIFILCTSDEMSGRGVGTALVKESLDVAKRQKLPLVTCMALSAFSNRICVKLDFKKLFSVDYGSYTQDGTTLFEANKMKPHTEGVLLYKLIQQV is encoded by the exons ATGTCTGAAGAAGGAGGATGTGGGGACTTTCAGCTCACTGAAATTTCTGAGGCCACCTTTCCCAATGTGCTCATCTTTCTACGAGAGCACTTCTTCCCTAACGAGCCATGCGCCAAGGCTCTAGATTTGTGTCCACATGGTTACAC AATTCCTGCATTGGAGCGCTTGGTGACCAAAATCCTGGAGGAGGGCTTATCTTTGGCTGCATATTTGCCGAATAACAACAAGATTGTGGGTTTGATTCTCCTTAAAAGACAAGTCCCAGAGGATGGAGACCAAGGCTCTCAGGAAATTGGGGAAGATGACAAGGAGAAGATCAAGTGCTTGGGCAACCCTGTCAAGCTTGAAAAACTTTACAAGTTCTTTGATGACCTCACCATGAACTATGGAAAATCTAGCATTTTTGAG GAGCTCAATGTCAAAGAGGTTTTGGACATATTCATCTTGTGTACAAGCGACGAAATGTCTGGCAGAGGCGTCGGAACAGCGTTGGTGAAAGAGTCACTTGATGTTGCCAAGCGACAGAAGCTCCCACTGGTCACATGTATGGCATTGTCAGCCTTTAGCAACCGGATCTGCGTCAAACTAGATTTCAAGAAGTTATTCAG CGTTGATTATGGTTCCTATACTCAAGATGGCACAACACTTTTTGAAGCGAACAAGATGAAACCGCATACAGAAGGGGTCCTTTTGTACAAGTTAATTCAACAAGTCTAA